The following DNA comes from Tachypleus tridentatus isolate NWPU-2018 chromosome 9, ASM421037v1, whole genome shotgun sequence.
tttcaaatatacattgataaacataaataatacataattaattaaaatacagactCAAAATCTAAATGCAGTCTAACTGCTTAACAAACTAATGCATATAAGGCGAGAAGCACTTCTCAAGCACTAGGTAAACTTTAAGAAAACAATGGACTAAGCTTACGTTTATCTCATGTTATAAATCCGTGCATTGGTAGAGGTTTCTTCAGGATATAACTGAATAGTGTGAAATCTCCTCTTTTATTGGCTGTACGCATGTCATTGAGGTTTAAACCGTCATCTAGCAACACTTTGCTAATGGGCGTTGCTGACCTTAagcttaaaaaatattaaattgtacaaAATGTAATCTTCCCATCGAAAAATTCTTGGAAATTTTCCAGAGAGGTGAAAGGCAGGTGGAACTTTAATTTGCCTTTGATTccaacagtttttattatattctcgCAGTATCATGTATAATAGCTCATAAAGTTTAGTTGGTCACCTGACAAAACCTGCAgtcttaaaatgtttctttttaaaatacagGAATAAAACTcagatattataaaaataaggTCATAAAGTACTTGATGGTAATAACAAtgtcattaaaatacattcatgttAAAgtggtttaaataaattttaaatgtaatatgaatAGTAGTTTCAAAATGGCGTTGATTAAATCCGTGTTGACGCTTAGGGTTATAGGGTTAAGGCGAGGTTATAGAAAGTTCAGTTGGCCCAACGATACTTGtatttacatagatatatattttattgattcttacgctcgagaattttcaacaattttagagaataggcgggattttcacaatacacatttaacagtaaagACTACacgtataaatatgtatttaactaaaataaacatcaaatataaaaaaatacataatggtaaatccgttacaatgaTAAGTTGCTCAATATGCATTTGATAACACTTACCATCTTGAAAATGTATTATTGGTTCttctttttattcaaaattcGTTCTTAAGCTAATTTCTAGTAAAAGATATACTATACATTCtgaagtgttgtttgttttgttaggaTGTTTTTACTAGAAGTTCAAAAGAGGTGTTTCTTCATCTTTCTCTCTAGTTATAAGAAAAGAGAAATTTGAAGAGACAAAACTTGTAGCTAAATTgactaactgaaaataaaaagctttttatCTTTCTATGAGCaatgtgttatatataatttaatatatcgaATTGCTAGTACATATAAATTAaggcatttttattttttacttgttttaagtcCTAAGTTATTGTTATGAGAAAACTTAATGCATAATAGGGAAGTTGGTATATGGTGTCTGTTTCTTTAGATTGAGAAAAAATGTTGTACTACTTATCTAGAAAAATAGATAATATATGACCATTCTCTGCTTGcatattaaatgtcttttttcttttcttgaataCAGGTAACTTCATGTGGAGGTTAGcttgttttctacattttataaCTTCGTTTGGGTTTTTTCTTTACCTACTTGTTCAGTTTGCCAGAGTAATGGATCCCCAGTTCTACGGAATCAATCCAGTGAATTACGAAAAAGGCAGGCACGTCTTGTAGTTGCTTCAcgtattaattatgtttttttgcattgtttttgcTTTACTTAAACTCTAAACAAATTATATCGCTAGAAATGAATTACTTCCCATATATTTCATCTTGGGCGTGAGCTGCTCtacttcgttggtaaaaaagtagtccaagagttggtggtaggtggtgatgagtagttgtcttctctgtagtctttgctaaattagggacagctagcgcagatagccctcgtgtagctttgcgtgaaatagaaaaaaaaaccaaagaaacaagCAAACCCTTTGATCAGTAGCTCATAATTATACCAGTGGCAGATTGTCCTAGTaggtttgatataaataaaaaatacagctaGAAACACTGCTTTTAGATTATTCATTGTCTTATAACTTTCATCTTTTCATTGGGTCAAACCTGAAgtcttaattaatattaatttctgttcAAAGCAAGTGACGAACGTAGATAGTAACAAAACTCAACCTGGTATTGATTATagcttaataattataaatattaaaacacgttACCTCATCAGCTTCATACACGTGCTTGAGTGACAGCGCCCttactagaaaccgagtttcgatatccaaGGAGCAGAGCAAAAGtagctttttgtgtagctttgtgcataacaacaaaagaaataaacaaaccacgAATTAGCGATCGTTCGGCTGTAATCCAGTAGTATCTCTCGTGGTACAaccatatatacaaataatatttataaataaacatcaatatgaGTGTGTGTTTGTTCCTTATACATTTCTACGTAATTTGACCAATTACCACCAAACTTTGACATACAGAATGACATGAGTAAAGTCGTGAGAGGGAGGGTGACCctcatttaatttcatattaatagAATTATTGAAAACAGTTTGCCTTTCTTTTTAGTAttgatatatgtatgtgtttgtattgcacttttatatatttaacatgttaagaaaaaaaaagcacaattttCTATGATTTATTACAAACGAGGTTTTATTTCACCTGTCCAACGGATAAGTACTTCAGGTAGTGTAAAATAATCCTGGTAATACaagcatatataattttttttaaccactaacaaaatttttacttttacttgttcctggagagaaaatgttatttcccaattgcttatgcctatagtacatggaaaagacctatttttctcttcaaactttgcttttttgacctgatatgtgaaagtaatttacattacagtcgcaaatctaaaaaaaaaactactcacttctaaacttttttgttcatttttgtataactttagcataaatacatgtaaaccttgattcatatgttgttttattcagaccttatgtaaatgaaaatgtgcaaatttgctagtttttacatagaaaataggttaatttctaaatttcattatccagatcacaaaagcaaagtttgaagggaataatggccagtttctgtacttttacaatataagcaattaagaaataacacatactatccaggaacaaaatttgtgttacattgtgttattaacgaaagtaaaattaaaaaaataatttactttatggaAAATATGAATACTTTGagttaaagtttcttttaatttactaCAGATTTTGTTCGATAAAGCTATTATGGAGTAGCTGCGGTAAATGAGtcgtttaaaaaacattaaattttccaGTTTGAGTAACCGTTGAGAAAACTTTcgtaataaaaagtattaaatgataaattcaTGAAGACAATATGGAGAAAACATGGTATAAGTATTGGGGATGGCATTTCCATCAAACAGTCGTCTCTGAGATCTTTAACTTTAAAACCCTAGTTCAATAGAGCAGTACACTTTCTATGGGAAAAATAATTTACTCAGTATAAAgttttgtacattacaaaatgtaactgttttatgttacttatttaatacatttttcatacttaaacaTTCCCGTCTCTCTTTGTTGAGCCTAACAAAATTTACTAATACGTAGAATTAGTAAAACTGTTTATACGATTTTAATATGAACGACAGATCACAACTTTATGGCTATGATAACtacttaatgttttattatctaaaattttaatttcactcgtagaaagaaagaaattgatGACCTATCAGGTGGCTGGTACAGTTCATGCTTTTCATTTAAGTTTAGATGTATaagaattttaacaaatattctgtAGAACGTTTATCCCTTCAAACAGtacgtttttattatataagaCTACTGCATTACTTGTATgtggaaataaaatgaaaaatgactGTAATAATATCTCAAAATGTAAACAAGTAAACTTATGAGTATAaagtaatgtgtttttattataatatttgaatacacatataaattttaactgaattctaaaaaaacacacttcagaataaacattttacagaaCTTATTTATCATCGCTtcctttcaaaaacaaaagatatttgaACACTTAATgctatataatatgtaaaaatacactGCATACATGCATATATTTTCACACAGAATAATCCGTCCTGATGGTGAAGTTGTTTTCTCTTTCTAGAGAACTATGTGGTGTGTTTATTATCATGGTTTGGCTGAGATTATGTAAAGAAGTTCCTATTTCAAGGTATATTTTGCTTAATATGTTATTAGAGTTTctgttttctgtaatttaaagAGTTTTAGTCAATACTTTTATTACACTTGTAGCATAACTTAACTTAATGTTATGTACATATTTCTTACGTCTTAATTTTTACTTAAACGTTTCTACCATATTCATGTTTATAAATGCGTTTAGCTTCCCAGGTCTTTACATCATATATATGTGTCCTTTCTTCCTACTTCTCTCATGTGTATTTTCTACGTTCTTTTATCCACTTATATTTCCCTGCTTCCCATATGTTTATACTCATTATCCTTGTCTTTACCTgtttaaatattctgttatttttctttcttcctaCTTTTCTCATGTGTATTTTCTACGTTCTTTTATCCACTTACATTTCCCTGCTTCCCATATGTTTATACTCATTATCCTTGTCTTTACCTgtttaaatattctgttatttttctttcttcctaCTTCTCTCATGTGTATTTTCTACGTTCTTTTATCCACTTATATTTCCCTGCTTCCCATATGTTTATACTCATTATCCTTGTCTTTACCTgtttaaatattctgttattttctttcttcctaCTTCTCTCATGTGTATTTTCTACGTTCTTTTATCCACTTACATTTCCCTGCTTCCCATATGTTTATACTCATTATCCTTGTCTTTACCTgtttaaatattctgttatttttctttcttccagaTCTATATTAGCTGCTCTATGAAAATACACTTCTATTCCTGATATTTGTGTTCTTTGCTGATATATATTTGCTGATTTTTTTACACTACGTCACCTATGATTCATCCCTGagcaaatacatatttttcttccTAATCGCCCACTAGTGCGTCAACAGAAGATTTACAGGCTTATAGAGGTAGAATTCAGGACAAGGTAGAATAGCGCAGGTAGCCCATTATGcactgaaaacaaacaagtaaataaagcCTTCATAACGCTAgcctgttttattttcttatcccTAAGTGTAATTGTTCTCGTCTACCAGCAGTGTGTTCTTTATTTTTGGGATAAGTTTACAAACAATGACGGAACACGTTTCATGATAAAAGAGTGagcaagaaaacaaaaattattattataagtcaTGTAGATCTTCtaaatttgtaaacattttaaaatttacttcatGTAACAattgaataacatttaaaataacatataaattaaaataataccaaATTTCACACCTATACGTATCTTTACAAATTGTCTCTTTTATTACAGTTTGCAGGGACCATTCTTTCAGAACTTCATACTTCTTGCGTTCCTTATCATTTGTAGCTTCTTCCTCTTGCTGCTCTGGGCTCTGTGTTATCTAGAGAACCTACCATCATATGCTGGATTATGATTTAACCTTCCATTATAGACTGAGCTTGGAAATAGTTTgagagtaattttattttatactagtaGTCCATGACGGACTGTGCTGTAAAAGCTTCGAGGGTAATCTTACTTCGACTTTGCACTTCATGATGCTGTTTATGAAAAGAGTACTAATGTCTTAAATGcaaatgttatacaaataaatCTATAAATCTTAATGATATTTGTCAGTTACTGTGTTCGGGTACAACATCAattctttctttttgtaatttcCTGTTGCATATCATTAACACATTCTTGAAACACACTCgcatatttttacatgtttgagTTATTTCAGGTTTAAATTGGAGCACACCTTTCATTTATGCCGTAATGGCGCTACAGCTCCAAAGTTGTGGGtacaaatcaaatatttgtgGTTAATACAACTTATACTCTTTAACTGTTTGCTAAAACATCTTATTCTTTTAGTTacatacattgttttcattagcAAATGATAttcgtttaaaaaaaacaaaacacttgcaTAGCTCTTGTCACTACAATGTCAACATTCTCTAGTTTCCTCTCATATTCTAAATACCGGAATTATTCAATCTCATTGCAAGTTCTTTTGTGGGAACGAAATATGTAGAACATGAATGTCGTGGTACTTGAACAGAGTGGGTTATCAGTCAAgatacacatttaattttttgtaccATTTTACACGTTACCAGACGGAGTTAGTGGTACATGAAGAAAGCTTCAGATTTTCCAAACTTTGCACCATTGCCTTGTGCTGATATGCGTGTTTTAAACTCAATAGTGTACAGTGCTCACTAATGCTTACGCTTATCCCTGTGCGTTCATGGGGAACTAGAAAGGTATTAATACGTTACTCAAACTTTGTATCCTTCAATGTGACAATATCACTCCAGCCCCTCTTCAAACGAAACATTTACAATCACTGTTCACTTTTTGTACAATTAAAGATTTAATCTGATCCAATGATTTAAGCTATCGTCCAACGTGAGTTCTTTGCTAATTTTGGTGGTTCAGTATACTACTTGTGACGCATCACTGCATTTATGTTAGATGGAGTCAATAACGTCTGACGAAATATCCATATTATTCTAATTCCAAATGGCGATTTCTGTAACCTTCGACGAGGGAAGTGGATTTGTTGACTAACTTAAATTATACCTGCACGATTGAAGGACACAAGAaagttgaaataatattatattgaaattttattactagttttctaTAAATTCTTGCGTGATATTTTTATGATCAGATACATCAAGACACTCAATGTCTTGTTTTAAACACATCATCCCAATTTGGCAGGAAGagtatttataaattcattttacAAGTGGGAATATTAGGGCGAAGTCTGACGTTAACCACGTGAGAGAAgacatttcatataaaaaaagGAACTGTTGAAACATGGAGTAGATTATGTATAGAAACATGTAAAATAGATTTGTTGTACGTATCTCACAATAACAGAAGTAAAGCTGCTGGAAGACAACTTCAAGAAGTAGTCTTAAGGGAAATTTATTGAATCAATATACTTGGAACACGAAATCATGGTAGTTTACACAGGGTAATAAGATCTTTGGGTCAGTAAAGAGCTGTTATTTTGAGTAATGCCAGTCCAATATGATTGATGATTTGTGTTGTAGCGGTACGGCGTTGTTACGTGGAAGATCTTTTGACGTAGTTTTTACACATCTATTCATACTACTATGTTCATTCCTCTAGAGCACAGCGGTATCTCTGCGGATTTACGACTCttgaaactggatttcgatacccatggtgggcagcgaacagatagtcattgtgtagctttgtgcttaactaccagtaaatactttttgttttatattgcgAATTATTATTGTGCCAAATATAAGAGTTTGACGACTAGCAAATGAAATTCCCAGAAAGTCAAGATAAGTCCTACTTTCTTCAatagtacatgtatttataccgtatactttaaataaataaaagtaagaggTCAGAAGCAATTGGTTATGCAAAGCTAGTAAGAATTATGATAAAGATTTAAGGAGGTAAAAATTATAGGATAACAGATTACATTTCTGTAATATTAAGAGAATTTCTATTATAATAAGGATAACATACTggataaactttaattttattcacttttgagcattgttaatatatttaattcataCATGGAGTGTATTACATAGTTGTACATTTCGAAAGCATATGCATTTAATTTAGGTTATTTATATGTAGTTGGAAAGCGTtctatgaatttttttataattatagatTCTCATGAAAATTACATTCTGAAAGTGACCTTTGACGTCACGAGGAGAGAAACGTAACAGTTTGATTTTccagtgttttattatatatacatatatatatatgctaccTATTTATTGCTTTTCTATCCTTACATACGCACAATCACACAGTGCAAATAATTCTTATATACGCTCCTTTGCAGAAGGgaaatgtaaacacattttgtcACATTTAGTAGAGAATATTGTAGCGTTGGTATAAAGCATTGTTTTAAAAGCATTTCTTAAGGTCATTTAGGTATTTCAAACTTTTGTAGTTCCACTATCACACTAATAGGCCGCATTTGTATTTCAGTTACCAAGCTGACTGACTATATTTGCAGTTCCATTACCACACTGACTGTCCATGTTTGTTGTTCTATTACAAAGTTGACTGGCCGTGCTTGTAGTTCTATTATCCATTTGACCATATATGTTTGTCGTTCTATTACCAAACGGAATGAACATGTTTGTAGTTTGTAATGTATTTactattaaacatttatcttaatatatgtgtttatgtcagtctaatatatatttagaaatacatgtaatgTATATTCTTAAATGTGTCTTGCGAAAAACTCGCCTGTTCTCtcaatttgtagaagattctcaagtatACGAATCAACAACGTCTATATATGTACGCAAATGCAagtattgttgggccaactgaacTTTTGAGAACATCGCCTAATGAGTAGAAAAGGTAACCATCGCTACACACAGAGGGACAGATTGTTACAAACGCtttttaattggaaaactacagataacTACCcgggaaagtttatagatttctatTATTACGATCCGTTTAACCTCAGTGAATTAATATCGGATGTTAGTATTTTACGATGACATTAGATATCGTCTtcggagaaaagtcagcttgtaaacagcATGAGGCTAGCCATTAATTGAAGTGTAACAATATGAACAATAATTCGCTCCTCGTTAACCGccagtaaaatattcagttctagaacaAATAGacgactcagtattgtttgtatgattgtaaaacttttgtatataaaccattatttgtaataaacgttattataaattgtattgttgtttatatattaaagtacattt
Coding sequences within:
- the LOC143225151 gene encoding transmembrane protein 220-like isoform X7; this translates as MIWRCVNLFMSLFFFFATCAQVNDPDPLLWMVVYVVPSVLSLLLAIHPFLTGNFMWRLACFLHFITSFGFFLYLLVQFARVMDPQFYGINPVNYEKGRELCGVFIIMVWLRLCKEVPISSYQAD
- the LOC143225151 gene encoding transmembrane protein 220-like isoform X1, yielding MIWRCVNLFMSLFFFFATCAQVNDPDPLLWMVVYVVPSVLSLLLAIHPFLTGNFMWRLACFLHFITSFGFFLYLLVQFARVMDPQFYGINPVNYEKGRELCGVFIIMVWLRLCKEVPISSLQGPFFQNFILLAFLIICSFFLLLLWALCYLENLPSYAGL
- the LOC143225151 gene encoding uncharacterized protein LOC143225151 isoform X5; its protein translation is MIWRCVNLFMSLFFFFATCAQVNDPDPLLWMVVYVVPSVLSLLLAIHPFLTGNFMWRLACFLHFITSFGFFLYLLVQFARVMDPQFYGINPVNYEKGSLQGPFFQNFILLAFLIICSFFLLLLWALCYLENLPSYAGL
- the LOC143225151 gene encoding transmembrane protein 220-like isoform X8, whose translation is MIWRCVNLFMSLFFFFATCAQVNDPDPLLWMVVYVVPSVLSLLLAIHPFLTGNFMWRLACFLHFITSFGFFLYLLVQFARVMDPQFYGINPVNYEKENYVVCLLSWFG
- the LOC143225151 gene encoding transmembrane protein 220-like isoform X2, translating into MIWRCVNLFMSLFFFFATCAQVVYVVPSVLSLLLAIHPFLTGNFMWRLACFLHFITSFGFFLYLLVQFARVMDPQFYGINPVNYEKGRELCGVFIIMVWLRLCKEVPISSLQGPFFQNFILLAFLIICSFFLLLLWALCYLENLPSYAGL
- the LOC143225151 gene encoding transmembrane protein 220-like isoform X6 produces the protein MIWRCVNLFMSLFFFFATCAQVNDPDPLLWMVVYVVPSVLSLLLAIHPFLTGNFMWRLACFLHFITSFGFFLYLLVQFARVMDPQFYGINPVNYEKGRELCGVFIIMVWLRLCKEVPISRSILAAL
- the LOC143225151 gene encoding transmembrane protein 220-like isoform X3, which translates into the protein MIWRCVNLFMSLFFFFATCAQVNDPDPLLWMVVYVVPSVLSLLLAIHPFLTGNFMWRLACFLHFITSFGFFLYLLVQFARVMDPQFYGINPVNYEKGRELCGVFIIMVWLRLCKEVPISRAQRYLCGFTTLETGFRYPWWAANR
- the LOC143225151 gene encoding transmembrane protein 220-like isoform X4 — its product is MIWRCVNLFMSLFFFFATCAQVNDPDPLLWMVVYVVPSVLSLLLAIHPFLTGNFMWRLACFLHFITSFGFFLYLLVQFARVMDPQFYGINPVNYEKGRELCGVFIIMVWLRLCKEVPISSASTEDLQAYRGRIQDKVE